The following coding sequences lie in one Porphyromonas asaccharolytica DSM 20707 genomic window:
- the rfbA gene encoding glucose-1-phosphate thymidylyltransferase RfbA: protein MKGIILAGGTGSRLYPLTKSVSKQLLPVYDKPMIYYPLSTLMLAGIREIMIISTPQDLPSFERLLGDGSAYGIELTYAEQPRPEGLAQAFIIGREFIGSDDVCMVLGDNLFHGSSFATQLAAARDNVTQHRLATIFGYPVSDPTRYGVVCLDAAGKPTYIEEKPKHPKSNLAVVGLYFYPNDVVQVAQSITPSERGELEITAVNDYYLQQQQLSVISLGRGFAWLDTGTHEALMEATNYVSVIQKRQGMVIACLEEIALRQGWITMDQLQEAAEQQRGSTYGQYLASIKA, encoded by the coding sequence ATGAAGGGTATCATACTAGCCGGTGGCACTGGCAGCAGACTCTACCCCCTGACCAAGTCTGTCAGCAAGCAACTACTGCCTGTCTATGACAAGCCGATGATCTACTATCCGCTCTCTACGCTCATGCTAGCCGGCATTCGCGAGATCATGATCATCAGCACGCCACAAGACCTGCCGAGCTTCGAGCGTCTCCTAGGCGATGGCTCCGCTTACGGCATTGAGCTGACTTACGCCGAGCAGCCTCGCCCCGAGGGCCTAGCGCAAGCCTTCATCATCGGACGGGAGTTCATTGGCTCAGACGACGTTTGTATGGTACTCGGTGACAACCTCTTTCACGGCTCTAGCTTTGCCACGCAGCTGGCGGCGGCTCGCGACAACGTCACCCAGCATCGCCTCGCCACTATCTTCGGCTATCCCGTCTCCGACCCGACACGCTATGGAGTCGTTTGCCTAGATGCTGCGGGCAAGCCTACATATATAGAGGAGAAGCCTAAGCACCCTAAGAGCAATCTAGCGGTCGTGGGCCTCTACTTCTACCCGAATGATGTGGTCCAAGTGGCGCAAAGCATCACTCCCTCGGAGCGTGGGGAGCTAGAGATCACAGCGGTCAATGATTACTACCTACAGCAGCAACAGCTCTCCGTCATCTCCCTCGGACGTGGCTTCGCATGGCTCGACACAGGCACTCATGAGGCGCTCATGGAGGCGACCAATTATGTCAGTGTCATCCAGAAGCGTCAGGGAATGGTGATCGCTTGCCTTGAGGAGATCGCTTTACGTCAGGGATGGATCACGATGGATCAGCTACAAGAGGCTGCCGAGCAGCAGCGAGGCAGCACTTACGGTCAGTACCTCGCCAGTATCAAAGCGTAG